One genomic window of Monodelphis domestica isolate mMonDom1 chromosome 1, mMonDom1.pri, whole genome shotgun sequence includes the following:
- the ABHD16B gene encoding protein ABHD16B: MCVNCFAKAIGQMYKSLTANSYDDFKTWPVDFRWDEVKSQSRSLPALGGAGAATGILRKLSITSTSTDSQDDPDSNFLDHIRDLPRQLASYVLAHSLGRWLVYPGSLVIATKALLPGLLRGQALLQDRYKGQRAKLLACDGNEIDTMLVDRRKCPGPQNRGLRLVICCEGNAGFYETGCLSAPLEAGYSVLGWNHPGFAGSSGVPSPQNDANAMDVVVKYALYRLRFSPEQIVIYGWSLGTFTATWATMTYPQLGALILDAPFDDLMPLALALKLVPAFCKGLVERTVREYFHLNVADQLFCYPGPVLLIRRTMDEVVNSEALPKEEENKGQDLRPADLEGNRGNYLLLKLLEHRYPKLMTDESMEAVRQWLHASNSAQEAAINQQYCVDARWCLTVLHNYRINSIKYRKKIKWKDQTTTHASNLHGPDFPWDVGADLSPGQQKRLAIFLAQKYLKNVEAPHSGPLSAEAFQLPWTL; the protein is encoded by the coding sequence ATGTGTGTGAACTGCTTCGCAAAGGCGATTGGGCAAATGTATAAATCCTTAACAGCAAACAGTTACGATGATTTCAAGACCTGGCCAGTGGACTTTCGCTGGGATGAAGTAAAATCCCAGAGCCGCAGCCTCCCAGCTCTGGGCGGCGCTGGGGCTGCTACGGGGATATTGCGGAAACTGTCTATTACTTCTACTTCGACAGACAGCCAAGATGACCCGGATTCCAATTTCCTGGACCATATTCGGGACCTGCCCCGCCAGCTGGCCAGTTATGTATTGGCACACTCATTAGGCCGCTGGCTGGTCTATCCCGGGTCGCTGGTCATCGCGACCAAAGCGCTGCTGCCGGGGCTGCTCAGGGGCCAGGCTCTCCTCCAGGATAGGTACAAAGGACAGCGGGCCAAGCTTTTGGCTTGTGATGGCAACGAAATTGATACCATGCTCGTAGACCGACGGAAATGTCCCGGGCCCCAGAACCGGGGCTTGCGCCTAGTCATCTGCTGCGAGGGCAACGCCGGCTTCTATGAAACAGGCTGTCTTTCGGCGCCGCTGGAGGCTGGCTACTCCGTCCTGGGCTGGAACCATCCAGGTTTCGCTGGGAGCAGCGGTGTTCCCTCGCCACAGAACGACGCCAATGCCATGGACGTGGTAGTTAAGTACGCTCTGTACCGCCTGCGCTTTTCACCTGAGCAGATTGTGATCTACGGCTGGTCCCTTGGCACATTCACGGCCACGTGGGCCACCATGACGTACCCCCAGCTGGGTGCGCTCATCCTAGACGCACCCTTTGACGACCTTATGCCACTGGCGTTGGCGCTGAAGTTAGTTCCTGCCTTCTGCAAGGGACTGGTAGAACGCACAGTGCGGGAATATTTCCACCTCAACGTGGCAGACCAGCTCTTTTGCTATCCAGGACCTGTGCTGCTTATCCGCCGCACAATGGATGAAGTGGTCAACTCGGAAGCCCTTCCCAAGGAGGAGGAGAACAAAGGTCAGGACCTCCGCCCTGCCGATTTGGAGGGAAACAGAGGCAACTACCTGCTACTGAAGTTGCTAGAACACAGATACCCCAAACTGATGACTGATGAGAGCATGGAGGCTGTGAGACAGTGGCTACACGCATCGAATTCGGCCCAAGAAGCTGCCATAAACCAACAGTACTGTGTGGATGCCAGATGGTGTTTGACTGTGCTGCACAACTATAGGATTAACAGCATTAagtacagaaagaaaataaagtggaaagacCAAACTACCACACACGCCTCAAACCTCCACGGCCCAGACTTCCCCTGGGATGTGGGTGCTGACTTGTCCCCTGGCCAGCAGAAAAGACTTGCAATATTCCTGGCTCAGAAATACCTGAAGAACGTTGAGGCCCCTCACAGCGGCCCCCTTTCTGCTGAGGCCTTTCAGTTGCCATGGACATTGTAA